The following coding sequences are from one Borrelia hermsii DAH window:
- a CDS encoding Mlp family lipoprotein, producing the protein MNWLYGKIPKQKELANAFTIAYNFLNDKRKLKASNKDFDIYISDGINYQVNKTGSCQGDDGGK; encoded by the coding sequence TTGAATTGGCTTTATGGTAAAATACCAAAACAAAAAGAATTAGCTAATGCTTTTACTATTGCTTATAATTTCTTAAATGATAAAAGAAAATTAAAAGCAAGTAATAAAGATTTTGATATTTATATAAGCGATGGTATTAACTATCAAGTCAATAAAACCGGCAGTTGTCAAGGTGATGATGGTGGCAAATGA